The following coding sequences lie in one Psychrilyobacter atlanticus DSM 19335 genomic window:
- a CDS encoding oligosaccharide flippase family protein, whose product MNKVLKNSIMGMGTNMIYLITRLLITPIILSFISLEEFGLWSICFVIISYIGLTGSGIGNAYITYTAKFYANGNKEKINQLISSGTVFLSVTSIVLYSLVYFYIDLILSFFKIENLEFYNTAKVLILGSVIAFLIELTFEGFENFFEGIQEFVTTRTIWIATNFLEIFLSIIFLFNGFGVKSLLYAYLIKAIVKVSLHYIYMHKYIKPKFIFNFNILKEIFKFASKIQILSIIGIFMTTFNQLVVANILGLKQTGLFELGRKLPQKGASIAGGAFISFMPAAAEILKNNTTKNENHNNTDERRTKIYIKLVGLGIYIGALTVFFHLIYTEAYKFKNIRISGYSFILLSGVSLFFMASGFVGFRNYLLKGDSEHIENIKLKKLYLNGNRYISLLTFYLFVFLIFFAHEILYVWIGRNDWMITATMIIFSFSIMTNLNTGVGSSIMRGVNKPEYEIEYAVLNFVLAIFWIISFTLLFGIVGAAMGTALSTIVSSIYFILRINRNFKIEITEYYEKTLKYPLVIFLIGGVLSLLLSLFRVENRWIGLAVLGSKFLIYTVVIYLTLKYYFKLEEISRLERKIRKLLGKEKIYEGEKK is encoded by the coding sequence ATGAATAAAGTACTGAAGAATTCCATCATGGGAATGGGAACAAATATGATTTATTTAATAACTCGATTACTTATAACCCCTATTATACTAAGCTTTATAAGTTTAGAAGAATTTGGTCTATGGTCTATATGTTTTGTAATCATAAGTTATATTGGTTTAACAGGAAGTGGGATAGGAAATGCTTATATTACGTATACAGCTAAATTTTATGCAAATGGAAATAAGGAGAAAATTAATCAATTAATCAGTAGTGGGACTGTATTTTTAAGTGTGACCTCTATTGTCTTATATTCACTGGTTTATTTTTATATTGATCTAATTCTCTCATTTTTTAAAATAGAGAACTTAGAATTTTACAACACAGCTAAGGTCTTAATCTTAGGATCTGTTATTGCTTTTTTGATAGAACTTACTTTTGAGGGATTTGAGAATTTTTTTGAGGGAATTCAAGAGTTTGTTACAACAAGAACAATTTGGATTGCAACAAATTTTTTAGAGATTTTTTTGAGTATTATATTTTTGTTTAATGGGTTTGGAGTTAAAAGTCTTTTGTATGCTTATCTTATAAAAGCCATAGTCAAGGTAAGTTTGCACTATATCTATATGCATAAATACATCAAGCCAAAATTTATATTTAATTTTAATATACTTAAAGAAATTTTTAAATTTGCCAGCAAGATACAAATTTTAAGTATTATTGGGATTTTTATGACTACATTTAATCAATTGGTAGTGGCTAATATTTTAGGACTAAAACAGACAGGGTTATTTGAGTTAGGACGTAAATTGCCTCAAAAGGGAGCATCTATAGCTGGAGGCGCCTTTATATCTTTTATGCCTGCTGCAGCTGAAATTTTAAAAAATAACACCACTAAAAATGAAAATCATAATAATACCGATGAAAGAAGGACTAAAATTTATATAAAATTAGTGGGGTTAGGGATATATATAGGAGCTTTAACAGTCTTCTTTCATCTAATTTATACAGAAGCATATAAATTCAAGAACATAAGAATTAGTGGCTATTCATTTATTTTATTATCTGGAGTCAGCTTATTTTTTATGGCTTCAGGATTTGTTGGATTTAGAAATTATCTTTTGAAAGGTGATAGTGAACATATTGAAAATATAAAACTAAAAAAATTATATTTAAATGGGAATAGATATATATCACTTTTAACTTTTTACCTCTTTGTATTTTTAATTTTCTTTGCCCATGAAATATTATACGTTTGGATAGGAAGAAATGATTGGATGATTACAGCAACTATGATAATCTTTTCTTTTTCCATTATGACTAATTTAAATACTGGGGTAGGTAGTTCTATTATGAGAGGAGTGAATAAACCAGAATATGAGATAGAGTACGCAGTATTGAATTTTGTTTTAGCTATTTTTTGGATCATTTCTTTTACACTTTTATTTGGAATAGTAGGAGCAGCTATGGGGACAGCATTGAGTACTATAGTATCAAGCATTTATTTTATCTTAAGAATAAATAGGAATTTTAAAATAGAAATTACCGAATACTATGAAAAAACTTTGAAATACCCTCTTGTAATTTTCTTAATAGGGGGAGTATTATCTCTGTTATTATCTCTATTTAGAGTAGAAAATAGATGGATTGGTTTAGCTGTTTTAGGAAGTAAATTTTTAATTTATACTGTGGTGATTTATCTGACTCTTAAATATTACTTTAAATTAGAGGAAATAAGCCGATTAGAGAGAAAAATAAGGAAACTACTGGGAAAGGAGAAAATTTATGAAGGGGAAAAAAAATAA
- a CDS encoding SH3 domain-containing protein, with product MKKLYIILIIIASLYGCSAKEVVLPVEIKLTVIENTETEESIPVELKTLPLYQKKIEYTGELPPVDYLFTNSKVNIRSEASINGRILGRTKVKEKIEVLGRVNGDRIRNNRLWYKVRYKNYSGYLHSSVIVKREFRFEEMAKRARNLDLFIAEAEVNNWSTERIIQYAPGSSEEEGTPVDEYGNRGEQSIIGIYTNPSGKNSLRHLSDGRIIAIKGKVQGKDLIRIPDSMRKYRIESGNTRKINLDKGINRIIVIDLKNQNQGIFLKEDDVWQLISYSLITSGINNNRDSYETPKGYFLVGNTVRQVIFPYEEKVKKEDLGEGVVENITEEGLNEDDYEVVKKYSRANYGIRFSGGGYIHGIPLKDDIVEELGNEKAVKERKERAIITLGTYKRSHKCVRSPEEHESFLYHDFVGYDPKYEGKWWRIPRQNVAVIVF from the coding sequence ATGAAAAAACTATATATAATATTAATTATAATAGCATCTCTCTATGGTTGTAGTGCTAAAGAGGTAGTTCTTCCTGTAGAGATAAAATTAACAGTAATAGAAAATACAGAGACGGAGGAGAGTATACCTGTAGAATTAAAAACATTACCACTATATCAAAAAAAAATTGAATATACTGGAGAGTTACCACCAGTAGATTATTTGTTCACTAACTCCAAAGTTAATATAAGGAGTGAGGCATCGATAAATGGAAGGATCTTAGGTAGGACAAAGGTCAAAGAAAAAATAGAGGTTTTAGGAAGGGTAAACGGAGACAGGATTAGAAATAATAGGTTATGGTATAAGGTAAGATATAAAAATTATAGTGGATATCTCCATTCTTCTGTAATTGTGAAAAGAGAGTTTAGGTTCGAAGAGATGGCAAAAAGAGCAAGAAATTTAGATCTTTTTATTGCAGAAGCCGAGGTAAATAACTGGAGTACTGAAAGAATCATCCAGTACGCTCCGGGTTCTAGTGAGGAAGAGGGAACTCCTGTAGATGAGTACGGAAATAGGGGAGAGCAGAGTATTATAGGTATCTATACAAATCCAAGTGGGAAAAATTCTTTGAGACATCTTTCAGATGGAAGAATTATTGCTATAAAGGGGAAAGTTCAAGGAAAAGATCTTATAAGAATTCCAGATTCAATGAGAAAATATAGAATAGAGAGCGGGAACACTCGAAAGATTAATTTAGATAAAGGTATAAATAGAATTATAGTGATTGATTTGAAGAATCAAAATCAAGGTATCTTTTTAAAAGAAGATGACGTGTGGCAGCTAATCTCATATTCGTTGATTACAAGCGGTATAAATAATAATCGTGATTCGTATGAAACTCCAAAAGGTTATTTTTTAGTCGGAAACACAGTGAGACAAGTTATTTTTCCCTATGAAGAAAAAGTAAAAAAAGAAGATCTTGGTGAGGGAGTTGTTGAAAATATAACAGAAGAAGGGTTAAATGAAGATGATTATGAAGTAGTAAAAAAATATTCTAGAGCTAACTACGGAATAAGGTTTAGTGGAGGTGGTTATATTCATGGGATCCCGTTAAAGGATGATATAGTGGAGGAACTTGGGAATGAAAAAGCTGTAAAAGAAAGAAAAGAAAGAGCAATAATCACGTTGGGAACATATAAAAGGTCCCATAAATGCGTTAGGAGTCCAGAGGAACACGAAAGTTTTTTATACCATGACTTTGTAGGTTATGATCCAAAATATGAGGGGAAGTGGTGGAGAATTCCGAGGCAGAATGTAGCAGTTATTGTATTTTAA
- a CDS encoding SLBB domain-containing protein: MKIIILFIMFNLLIGCNNIKPNQELVNSGENMDFKVDAAKGSKFTTPEAVEILSNDISDNYLLGPGDVLILNVWNRSDVSKEDIIVGPDGIINIIRIGIIHVNGRTRVDVQNEISEKLAKFYVGPEVTLEIKEYTNNRAFVLGRVSKPGIVKFPGQGTLLEALSLAGGLPILDDAKAPLTQCAILRGKDKIIWIDLKDLLNNGNMLLNARIKNNDVIFIPESGESEYVYVMGEAKKTGVVKLTSQLTVLDALMQVGGVSKDANTKKIYLIRLGVEGQSQAREVNLKNMLETGDIRQNYVLNSKDVIFVSEKGISSWNYIMNNIMPTLEVLDLGNSVLNGTISLDDVKVK; this comes from the coding sequence ATGAAAATTATTATTTTATTTATTATGTTTAACCTTTTGATAGGTTGTAATAATATAAAACCAAATCAAGAGCTGGTAAATTCAGGAGAAAATATGGATTTTAAAGTAGATGCAGCTAAAGGAAGTAAATTTACTACTCCAGAGGCGGTAGAAATCCTGTCCAATGATATCTCCGATAATTACTTACTAGGACCAGGAGATGTTTTAATCCTCAATGTTTGGAATAGATCAGATGTCTCCAAAGAAGATATAATAGTAGGGCCTGATGGAATTATTAATATAATTAGGATAGGTATAATCCATGTAAATGGAAGAACTAGAGTAGACGTCCAAAATGAAATTTCTGAGAAATTAGCAAAATTTTATGTCGGACCAGAAGTAACTCTAGAGATAAAAGAATATACCAATAATCGTGCTTTTGTTCTAGGGCGGGTAAGTAAACCAGGTATAGTTAAGTTCCCAGGACAGGGGACGCTCTTAGAGGCACTTTCATTAGCAGGAGGGCTCCCTATCTTAGATGATGCTAAAGCACCATTGACACAATGTGCCATATTGAGGGGAAAAGATAAAATTATATGGATAGATTTAAAAGATCTTTTAAATAACGGGAATATGCTTTTAAATGCAAGGATTAAAAATAATGATGTTATCTTTATTCCTGAGAGTGGTGAGAGTGAATATGTATATGTCATGGGAGAAGCCAAGAAAACAGGGGTAGTAAAATTAACAAGTCAATTGACAGTTTTGGATGCTCTTATGCAGGTTGGAGGAGTAAGTAAGGATGCAAATACTAAAAAGATCTACTTAATTCGATTAGGAGTCGAGGGTCAGAGCCAGGCTAGAGAAGTTAATTTAAAAAACATGTTAGAGACGGGAGATATCAGACAAAATTATGTGTTAAACAGCAAAGATGTAATCTTTGTAAGTGAAAAAGGGATATCTAGCTGGAACTATATCATGAATAATATTATGCCGACACTTGAAGTTTTAGATCTTGGAAACAGTGTACTAAATGGAACTATTAGTTTAGATGATGTAAAAGTTAAATAA
- the fusA gene encoding elongation factor G, protein MKNYDIDKIRNIIFLGHGGSGKTTITEALLNVAGVTNRMGNIEEGNTISDFEKEEIHRGFSINTSVIPIEYCGNKYNILDTPGHFDFKGEVSAALRVAGGAVLVVDATSGIEVGTEKANKVLEEKKIPRVIFINKMDKGFIQYTKILEELKDTFGKKIAPFCVPIGEKESFEGFVNVVDLKGRKFDGKACVDSEIPEGMQISSIREMLVEAVAESNEELMEKFFNGEEFTEEEIHTGLHAGIVNGDIIPVLVGSAVNSIGIHTLFDTFLNYMPTPNEMQDGERVGEDPKTSELKIKKVAVDDTFSAIVFKTIVDPFVGRISLFKVNSGVLKTDMEIFNTNKNKKEKISNLFFLRGINQINIDEIRAGDIGGTTKLQHTQTGDTLCDLKDPILYPAIDFPEPCLYLAVEPINKSDDEKISTLLQKLTDEDPTFKVERNYETKQLLIGGQGEKHLQVITHKLQNKFGVNSATSEPKISYRETIKGMIEVQGKHKKQTGGSGQYGDVHIRFEPSNEKFEFVDKVKGGTVPKQYIPAVEKGIVEASQKGILAGYPLINFKATLLDGSYHSVDSNELSFKMAAMLAYRLGMPKAKPVILEPIMQVEVLVPNDYLGDVIGDLNKRRGKILGIIPLGDQQRISVEAPQREMLKYTTDLRALTQAKGEFTLEFKNFEELPEKISEKIILQNKA, encoded by the coding sequence ATGAAAAATTATGATATTGATAAGATAAGAAATATTATATTTTTAGGACATGGGGGAAGCGGTAAAACCACTATTACTGAAGCTCTTTTAAATGTAGCTGGAGTGACCAATAGAATGGGAAATATTGAGGAAGGAAATACGATTTCAGATTTTGAAAAGGAGGAGATCCACAGAGGTTTTTCTATAAATACGTCTGTTATACCTATAGAATATTGTGGAAACAAATATAATATCTTAGACACACCTGGCCACTTTGATTTTAAAGGGGAAGTCAGTGCTGCACTCAGAGTAGCTGGAGGAGCAGTTCTTGTGGTAGATGCCACTTCTGGAATTGAGGTAGGAACAGAAAAAGCTAATAAAGTATTGGAAGAGAAAAAAATTCCAAGGGTAATCTTCATAAATAAGATGGATAAAGGATTCATTCAATACACTAAAATATTGGAGGAGCTAAAGGATACTTTTGGAAAAAAAATAGCGCCATTTTGTGTACCTATAGGTGAGAAGGAGAGCTTTGAAGGATTTGTAAATGTAGTAGATCTAAAGGGAAGAAAATTTGATGGAAAAGCCTGTGTAGATTCAGAAATTCCTGAAGGGATGCAGATTTCTTCCATAAGGGAGATGTTAGTAGAAGCTGTAGCAGAATCTAATGAAGAGCTAATGGAGAAATTCTTTAATGGGGAGGAGTTTACAGAAGAAGAGATTCACACTGGTCTTCATGCAGGTATTGTAAATGGAGACATAATACCGGTATTAGTAGGATCAGCTGTTAATTCTATAGGTATTCATACTCTATTTGATACATTTTTAAATTACATGCCTACTCCAAACGAGATGCAAGATGGAGAGAGAGTAGGGGAAGATCCTAAAACGTCTGAACTTAAAATTAAAAAGGTAGCTGTTGATGATACATTTTCTGCTATTGTATTTAAGACAATAGTAGATCCATTTGTAGGGAGGATATCGTTATTTAAGGTAAATTCTGGAGTATTAAAAACAGATATGGAAATATTTAATACAAATAAGAATAAGAAAGAAAAAATATCTAATTTGTTTTTTCTCAGGGGAATAAATCAAATAAATATTGATGAAATAAGAGCTGGAGATATTGGTGGGACTACCAAGCTGCAGCACACTCAAACAGGGGATACACTCTGTGATCTAAAGGATCCTATCCTCTATCCTGCTATTGATTTTCCTGAACCATGTCTCTATCTGGCTGTAGAACCGATCAATAAAAGTGATGATGAGAAGATAAGTACCCTCCTACAAAAACTGACTGATGAGGATCCGACTTTTAAAGTCGAAAGAAATTATGAAACTAAACAGTTGTTGATAGGAGGACAGGGGGAGAAACATCTCCAAGTTATAACTCATAAACTACAAAATAAATTTGGAGTAAACAGTGCCACGTCTGAACCTAAGATAAGTTACAGGGAGACTATTAAGGGTATGATAGAGGTTCAGGGGAAACATAAAAAACAAACTGGTGGATCGGGTCAATATGGAGATGTACATATAAGATTTGAACCGAGTAATGAAAAATTTGAATTTGTAGATAAGGTAAAAGGTGGGACGGTTCCAAAACAGTATATACCAGCAGTAGAAAAAGGTATCGTCGAAGCAAGTCAAAAGGGAATTTTGGCAGGGTACCCATTGATTAACTTTAAAGCTACTCTTTTAGATGGTTCTTACCATTCTGTAGATTCAAATGAACTTTCTTTTAAAATGGCAGCGATGCTTGCTTACAGGCTGGGGATGCCTAAAGCTAAACCTGTAATTTTAGAACCAATAATGCAGGTAGAAGTCTTAGTACCCAATGATTATTTAGGAGATGTAATAGGTGACTTAAACAAAAGAAGAGGTAAAATACTTGGAATAATACCCCTTGGAGATCAACAGAGGATAAGTGTAGAGGCTCCTCAGAGAGAGATGCTAAAGTATACTACCGATCTGAGAGCTCTTACTCAGGCTAAGGGAGAATTTACTCTGGAATTTAAAAACTTTGAGGAACTACCAGAAAAGATCAGTGAAAAAATAATTTTACAAAATAAAGCATAA
- a CDS encoding glycosyltransferase translates to MNIFYLTPKIKKIVRYEDDTTILKKLKRIFFNDRKASGGIQVIYEHADILNENNITTKVVSLGGRYNSINADWFEHKTTISYLKGELKGIEEGDLIICPEVIPQEILQFKKGKKLLFVQNWALYREGSAEKYGFDGIITLEGYCTEYMKERSNLPIFSVLNGLDLDKFSYTKELKTPNTMLILYRKNQKDIDEFIEKFPDDLKDTFEFEVIYEHLEKDELIKRYEKNDIYLSFGYPEGFALPPLEAMGCGCVVIGFTGRGGDIHMIHNKTALTSMDGDVESLYTHLYRLKNEPRLKEELRFNGTEKIKEFSKQNMESSVLKLFKEVEDVL, encoded by the coding sequence TTGAATATATTTTATTTAACTCCTAAAATAAAAAAGATTGTAAGGTATGAAGATGATACTACTATATTAAAAAAATTAAAAAGAATATTTTTTAATGATAGAAAAGCTTCTGGAGGAATTCAGGTAATCTATGAACATGCTGATATTTTAAATGAAAATAATATTACAACTAAGGTAGTAAGTTTAGGAGGGAGATATAATAGTATCAATGCCGATTGGTTCGAGCATAAGACAACTATCTCATACTTAAAAGGAGAATTAAAAGGAATAGAAGAAGGGGATCTTATCATCTGTCCTGAGGTCATACCCCAAGAAATTTTACAGTTTAAAAAAGGAAAAAAACTTCTTTTTGTACAAAATTGGGCTTTATATAGGGAGGGAAGTGCTGAAAAATATGGATTTGATGGGATAATAACTCTAGAAGGGTATTGTACTGAGTATATGAAGGAGCGGTCAAATCTGCCTATTTTTAGTGTCTTAAATGGGCTAGACTTAGATAAATTTAGTTATACAAAAGAATTGAAAACTCCTAATACAATGCTAATTTTATATAGAAAGAATCAAAAAGATATAGATGAGTTTATTGAGAAGTTTCCAGATGATTTAAAAGATACTTTTGAATTTGAGGTTATATATGAACACTTAGAAAAAGATGAGTTGATAAAAAGATATGAAAAAAATGATATCTACCTGTCTTTTGGTTACCCAGAGGGATTTGCATTACCTCCCTTGGAAGCTATGGGGTGTGGATGTGTAGTCATAGGTTTTACAGGCCGTGGGGGAGATATTCATATGATACACAATAAGACTGCTCTTACAAGCATGGATGGAGATGTAGAAAGCTTGTATACCCATCTTTATAGATTAAAAAATGAACCTAGACTCAAAGAAGAATTGAGATTTAATGGGACAGAGAAGATAAAAGAGTTCAGTAAACAAAATATGGAAAGCAGTGTACTGAAATTATTTAAGGAGGTAGAAGATGTACTATAA
- a CDS encoding glycosyltransferase has protein sequence MYYNYLIQLPVMIKEDKIYMGKLPAIDINLHIDLLPKGVKLRLIAPLVLDLNEDYISLNENMEFIPLEYENSFREGLRVYRKNKKIINNALLEGGVLHTGGGGYPYMISSCYTGIRDSQKYDIKKLFIMDCDLVGKLKADQVDRSKNILKKIFWTGFMHYSKHLYEKSIGIGDTAFMLGEGVYQKYSKFSKNPFKIYQPIVGEDQIIEESALEKKLNSIDEDFDKIKFFYIGRLAYEKGLDTLINGFIGISKEKYEINIIGDGDEMDRLKKLAEDLDIDVKFWGWVPWGEQLFSIISKQHIIIIPHRTEEMTRTVFDSMAQGVGFITTKTIALCDVITKVKNGITFDIDDTNELNKHIKRVIEDTDLIKKWSMNSFNYIKTHNNRSYIIERIKKLEKDGFFKI, from the coding sequence ATGTACTATAACTATTTAATTCAACTACCTGTTATGATAAAGGAAGATAAAATCTATATGGGGAAACTACCTGCGATAGATATAAACCTTCATATAGATCTATTGCCTAAAGGTGTAAAATTAAGGTTGATAGCTCCTTTAGTTTTAGATTTAAACGAAGATTATATTTCATTAAACGAGAATATGGAGTTTATCCCCCTTGAATATGAAAATTCATTTAGAGAGGGCCTTAGAGTCTATCGAAAGAATAAAAAAATAATTAACAACGCTCTCTTAGAGGGAGGAGTGCTTCATACTGGAGGAGGAGGATATCCATATATGATCTCCTCTTGTTACACAGGAATTAGAGATTCTCAAAAATATGATATAAAGAAATTATTTATAATGGATTGTGATCTTGTAGGGAAATTAAAAGCAGATCAAGTAGATAGGAGTAAAAATATTTTAAAAAAAATATTTTGGACAGGGTTTATGCATTATTCTAAACACTTATATGAAAAGAGCATAGGAATCGGAGACACTGCCTTTATGTTAGGGGAAGGTGTTTACCAAAAATACTCTAAATTTAGTAAAAATCCATTTAAAATTTACCAACCTATTGTAGGGGAAGATCAAATAATTGAGGAATCAGCTTTGGAGAAAAAGTTGAATTCTATAGATGAAGATTTCGATAAAATCAAATTTTTTTATATAGGCAGGCTAGCCTATGAAAAGGGGTTAGATACATTAATAAATGGATTCATAGGGATTTCTAAAGAAAAATATGAAATTAATATAATTGGTGATGGAGATGAGATGGATAGGTTAAAAAAGTTAGCTGAAGACCTGGATATCGATGTTAAATTTTGGGGATGGGTACCTTGGGGTGAACAGCTATTTTCTATTATTTCAAAACAGCATATAATAATAATACCACATAGAACAGAAGAGATGACTCGTACAGTATTTGATAGTATGGCCCAAGGTGTCGGTTTTATAACAACAAAAACTATTGCACTATGTGATGTAATTACTAAAGTAAAAAATGGGATAACATTTGATATCGATGATACAAATGAACTAAATAAACATATTAAAAGGGTAATAGAAGATACAGATTTGATAAAAAAATGGTCTATGAATTCTTTTAATTATATAAAAACACATAATAATAGGAGTTATATTATTGAAAGGATTAAGAAATTAGAAAAAGATGGTTTTTTTAAAATATAA
- a CDS encoding glycosyltransferase, whose translation MAGDNMEIDFVLIGLNSEKTIESCVKSIKEVSEFLNRYTLKYVDGGSTDNTLTLVNKIDNLKILHSMGDPTPGKQRNIGFKDGSLEYVMFLDSDTLLMEGFLERALDSIKKSEIAAVCGRRDEIYPNKTKYNYISNIDWNPSFGEVEAFGGDVLMKRSVLSKLGGYDEVLVGGEDPEFSRRILKDRYKIIRLDIPMTKHDIDMHTLKQYFKRGYRTGYGYAAVNKIHPEFWGHEIKRILIRGGLSFMFLSLIPYNSIFLVFLLLILFRPRLSLVKYFEENLNLDKESATLYSLHASVIVIPEFLGLVRFYLGQVLSRPLKNKRK comes from the coding sequence ATGGCAGGTGACAATATGGAGATAGATTTTGTATTAATAGGTTTAAATAGTGAAAAAACAATTGAAAGTTGTGTTAAGAGTATTAAAGAAGTAAGTGAATTTTTAAACAGATATACCCTTAAATATGTAGACGGAGGATCTACAGATAATACATTAACCTTGGTAAATAAAATTGATAATTTAAAAATATTGCATTCTATGGGAGATCCGACACCGGGGAAACAGCGAAATATAGGTTTTAAAGATGGATCATTGGAATATGTTATGTTTTTAGATTCAGATACACTTTTAATGGAGGGTTTTTTAGAAAGAGCATTGGATAGTATAAAAAAATCAGAAATAGCTGCAGTTTGCGGTAGGAGGGATGAGATATATCCAAATAAGACAAAGTATAACTATATCTCTAACATTGACTGGAACCCTTCCTTTGGGGAAGTAGAAGCTTTTGGAGGAGATGTATTGATGAAAAGATCAGTGCTATCTAAACTAGGGGGATATGATGAAGTCTTGGTAGGAGGAGAAGATCCAGAATTCTCTCGACGAATTTTAAAAGATAGATATAAAATAATTCGATTAGATATACCCATGACAAAACACGACATAGATATGCATACTCTTAAACAGTATTTTAAAAGAGGATATCGTACTGGATATGGATATGCTGCAGTGAATAAAATACATCCAGAATTTTGGGGTCATGAAATTAAAAGAATTTTAATCAGGGGAGGACTTAGTTTTATGTTTTTGTCCCTCATACCCTATAACTCTATTTTTTTGGTGTTTTTATTATTAATCTTATTTCGGCCTAGATTATCACTAGTTAAATACTTTGAGGAAAATCTAAACTTAGATAAAGAGAGTGCAACGTTATATTCACTTCATGCATCGGTTATTGTAATCCCAGAATTTCTAGGACTTGTAAGGTTTTATTTAGGACAAGTCTTAAGTAGACCACTAAAAAACAAAAGGAAGTGA
- a CDS encoding VanZ family protein: protein MKKITKLLFISFIIIIFLFSSQSKSDSSTISDNILIWIGIITKHDIIYQTENYFFFHNFIRKIAHFTLYFCLGVIGTKLDKKLLILSIFIPFLDEYLQSFNLGRDSNFFDIFIDLLGLFAGFLFILKGRKLIDKIFEYIHLESNNDF from the coding sequence ATGAAAAAAATCACAAAATTACTATTTATTTCATTTATTATTATAATTTTTTTATTCTCATCTCAATCAAAATCTGATTCTTCAACTATTTCAGATAATATACTCATATGGATAGGAATAATAACAAAACATGACATTATTTATCAAACTGAAAATTATTTTTTCTTTCATAATTTTATAAGAAAAATAGCACATTTTACACTATATTTCTGTTTGGGAGTCATAGGCACGAAACTTGACAAAAAACTCCTTATTTTGTCTATTTTTATTCCATTTTTAGATGAGTATTTACAAAGTTTTAATTTAGGGAGAGATTCTAATTTTTTTGATATTTTTATAGACCTATTAGGGTTATTCGCTGGATTTTTATTCATTCTAAAAGGAAGGAAATTAATAGATAAAATTTTTGAATATATTCACCTAGAATCAAACAATGATTTTTAA